In one Streptomyces sp. NBC_01288 genomic region, the following are encoded:
- a CDS encoding fibronectin type III domain-containing protein produces MPRPARPTRLRTLTCLTALTAALIVPASARAATGADASGAQASGATSTPLVAAKPYMGYSTWSVESTNFPGYGGDWLTEAHVLQQADVLSSKLKSHGYNYVNVDAGWNDAKGDAYARPTPNLTKFPHGMKYLADQLHRKGLKFGLYLAVGLYQQAYNDGKTPIYNAPGCTTKDIVYPDLRKTSGWDDVSYQLNFASPCTTKYIQSEADQLASFGVDFLKIDGVGPGSNQGDDAHNNVPDIQAWHTALKNTGRPIEFTLSWSLSHNQADVWKANSNGWRVDTDVECYCDTLVTWNNSVKARWNDVVPWIDDAGPGHWNNLDSLDVGSDVMDGVNQTERQSYMTLWAIEAAPLYIGDDLTKLDKYGLKLLTNDEVIAVDQAGTPARPVSQKTPQQTWYTRNADGSYTVALFNLGKGYSDVTADFSDLGISGKAKVRDLWSHKNLGSVSGKFTDNLAPHGSRLLRITPPGTGSHPGVPLNVHGTASTGDSVSLAWSAVNSGTKSTGYDVYANGTKKATVTGTSATVSGLKAGTAYSLTVVAHDAKGRKSSPSKGVDVTTPAAGGPVSYEAEASGNTLSGNASVGDCSACSGGKKVGNLGGTGTLAVNHVTAPRDGTYLMKVDYLDGDTGRTMIISTGGSSFQQFLPGSNDNNWGRPSSITVPVQLKAGDNTIAFGNASDYASDVDRITL; encoded by the coding sequence ATGCCTCGTCCAGCTCGACCCACACGTCTGAGAACCCTCACCTGCCTCACCGCGCTCACGGCGGCCCTCATCGTGCCCGCCTCCGCACGGGCCGCGACCGGCGCGGACGCCTCGGGGGCCCAGGCGTCCGGTGCCACGAGCACGCCCCTCGTGGCCGCCAAGCCGTACATGGGCTACAGCACCTGGAGCGTCGAATCCACCAACTTCCCCGGCTACGGCGGGGACTGGCTCACCGAGGCGCACGTCCTGCAACAGGCGGACGTACTGTCCTCGAAGTTGAAGTCGCACGGCTACAACTACGTGAACGTGGACGCCGGCTGGAACGACGCCAAGGGCGACGCCTATGCCCGGCCGACCCCGAACCTGACGAAGTTCCCGCACGGGATGAAGTACCTCGCGGACCAACTCCACCGCAAGGGACTGAAGTTCGGCCTCTATCTGGCCGTCGGCCTCTACCAGCAGGCGTACAACGACGGCAAGACGCCCATCTACAACGCCCCGGGCTGCACCACCAAGGACATCGTCTACCCGGACCTGCGCAAGACCAGCGGCTGGGACGACGTCTCGTACCAGCTGAACTTCGCCAGCCCCTGCACCACCAAGTACATCCAGTCCGAGGCCGACCAACTCGCCTCGTTCGGCGTCGACTTCCTCAAGATCGACGGGGTGGGCCCCGGCTCGAACCAGGGCGACGACGCGCACAACAACGTCCCCGACATCCAGGCGTGGCACACCGCCCTGAAGAACACCGGGCGGCCCATCGAGTTCACCCTGTCCTGGTCGCTCAGCCACAACCAGGCCGACGTCTGGAAGGCCAACTCCAACGGCTGGCGCGTCGACACGGACGTCGAGTGCTACTGCGACACCCTGGTGACGTGGAACAACTCCGTGAAGGCACGCTGGAACGACGTCGTGCCGTGGATCGACGACGCCGGGCCGGGCCACTGGAACAACCTCGACTCGCTCGACGTGGGTTCGGACGTCATGGACGGCGTCAACCAGACCGAGCGGCAGAGCTACATGACGCTGTGGGCCATCGAGGCCGCGCCGCTGTACATCGGTGACGACCTCACCAAACTCGACAAGTACGGCCTGAAGCTGCTCACCAACGACGAGGTCATCGCGGTCGACCAGGCGGGCACCCCCGCCAGGCCGGTCAGCCAGAAGACCCCGCAGCAGACCTGGTACACCCGCAACGCGGACGGCAGTTACACCGTGGCCCTGTTCAACCTGGGCAAGGGCTACTCGGACGTGACCGCCGACTTCAGCGACCTCGGCATCAGCGGCAAGGCCAAGGTCCGCGACCTGTGGAGCCACAAGAACCTCGGTTCGGTGAGCGGCAAGTTCACCGACAACCTGGCCCCGCACGGCTCGCGTCTGCTGCGCATCACGCCTCCGGGCACCGGCAGCCACCCGGGTGTGCCGCTCAACGTGCACGGCACCGCGTCGACCGGCGACAGTGTCTCGCTCGCCTGGAGCGCGGTGAACTCCGGTACGAAGAGCACCGGTTACGACGTGTACGCCAACGGCACCAAGAAGGCCACCGTCACCGGCACCTCCGCCACCGTGAGCGGTCTGAAGGCCGGTACCGCCTACTCCCTCACCGTGGTCGCCCACGACGCGAAGGGCCGAAAGTCCAGCCCCAGCAAGGGCGTTGACGTCACCACCCCGGCGGCCGGCGGGCCTGTCTCCTACGAGGCCGAGGCCTCCGGGAACACGCTCAGCGGCAACGCCTCCGTGGGCGACTGCTCCGCGTGCTCGGGCGGCAAGAAGGTCGGCAACCTCGGCGGCACCGGAACCCTGGCGGTCAACCACGTCACCGCGCCCCGTGACGGCACCTACCTGATGAAGGTCGACTACCTCGACGGCGACACCGGCCGCACGATGATCATCAGCACGGGTGGCAGCTCCTTCCAGCAGTTCCTGCCGGGCAGCAACGACAACAACTGGGGCCGACCCAGTTCGATCACCGTGCCCGTCCAGCTGAAGGCCGGCGACAACACCATCGCCTTCGGCA